From a region of the Methanolacinia paynteri genome:
- the cas2 gene encoding CRISPR-associated endonuclease Cas2 — MMVLVTYDVNTETPEGRARLRKVARLCVNHGQRVQNSVFECLVDPSQFETLKHNLISVADEEKDSIRFYFLGKNWKRRVEHYGAKAGYDPEGLLIT; from the coding sequence ATGATGGTTCTTGTAACTTATGATGTAAATACGGAAACCCCGGAGGGTCGGGCGAGATTAAGAAAGGTTGCCAGATTGTGTGTAAATCATGGTCAACGGGTTCAGAATTCTGTTTTCGAATGTCTGGTAGATCCTTCACAATTTGAAACCCTGAAGCATAATTTAATCAGTGTTGCTGATGAAGAGAAAGATAGTATAAGGTTTTATTTTCTTGGAAAAAACTGGAAGAGAAGAGTGGAGCATTACGGTGCAAAGGCCGGATATGATCCCGAAGGATTATTAATTACATAG